Proteins encoded together in one Quercus lobata isolate SW786 chromosome 3, ValleyOak3.0 Primary Assembly, whole genome shotgun sequence window:
- the LOC115979762 gene encoding uncharacterized protein LOC115979762: MLYPNKTEKDFRMQEPEAQIEGVNVAFKEPMHKILDQIKNESFFKWPNKMGGDPSQRNQNLYCTYHRDKGHTTEQCRPGCLAEKESPPTTAGVIEVIHAAPRGTAAAKGVLTVACTEGESPKKRMKVGRLTISFGEEDLQGTIQPHNDVLVVTARISGFLVKRVMIDQESGADVMYPDLFEGLGLKSQDLVKYDMPLVSFDGRVVVLEGQISLSVDMEGKEVIVTFIVVWSFSPYTAILGRPWIHAMKAVPSTLHVKVKFPTEYGVAVVRGNQQVARQCLVAVVKWKNEQLGQAEETEKKPL; the protein is encoded by the exons ATGCTTTATCCCAACAAGACCGAAAAAGATTTCAGGATGCAAGAACCAGAGGCGCAAATTGAGGGAGTTAATGTGGCATTCAAAGAACCTATGCACAAAATTCTAGATCAGATTAAGAACGAATCATTCTTCAagtggccgaacaaaatggggggtGACCCATCTCAGAGGAACCAAAACTTGTATTGCACATACCATAGGGACAAAgggcacaccaccgagcagtgtcgg CCAGGGTGTTTAGCAGAGAAGGAATCCCCTCCCACCACCGCTGGAGTGATCGAAGTCATCCACGCTGCCCCGAGAGGTACGGCAGCAGCTAAAGGGGTACTGACAGTAGCTTGCACAGAAGGAGAATCACCCAAGAAGAGGATGAAAGTTGGTCGGCTAACCATCTCTTTTGGCGAAGAAGACTTACAAGGGACGATCCAGCCTCATAATGATGTGTTGGTAGTAACAGCTCGGATAAGCGGGTTCTTGGTAAAAAGAGTGATGATAGACCAAGAAAGCGGAGCCGACGTGATGTACCCGGACCTATTCGAAGGGCTCGGATTGAAGAGTCAGGATTTGGTGAAGTATGACATGCCATTAGTCTCGTTTGACGGAAGGGTCGTGGTTCTCGAAGGGCAAATTTCTCTCTcggtggacatggaaggcaaggaaGTAATAGTGACCTTCATAGTAGTCTGGTCATTCTCACCGTACACtgcaatcctgggaaggccatggatccacgcaaTGAAGGCCGTTCCGTCCACCCTGCACGTTAAAGTGAAATTTCCCACCGAGTATGGAGTCGCCGTGGTGCGAGGAAACCAACAAGTGGCTAGGCAGTGTCTGGTCGCC